In Alphaproteobacteria bacterium, the following proteins share a genomic window:
- a CDS encoding cysteine desulfurase produces MTRDAAYLDHNATAPAKPGVAEAMADAVRLGGNASSVHQRGRAARRRIEAVRAQLAAALGARAADIVFTSGGTEANRLALTGAGRGRLLASAVEHPSVAAFCASGHRLPVDASGRVDLARLEAALAGGGAGVLVSIMLANNETGVIQPVAEAAAIAHAAGALLHCDAVQGLGKLPVDLAALGADLLTVSAHKIGGPAGVGALVLRPGLELAANRAAGGQEQGRRPGTENLAGIAGFGAALDHLAAMLADAERQRALRQRLEAAVRSEARVFGEQAPRLANTVCLAMPGVPAETQVMAFDLAGFCVSAGSACSSGKVQASPVLAAMGVAPDLAASAIRVSFGTETTADEIDAFARAWKQLFARKRAA; encoded by the coding sequence ATGACCCGCGACGCCGCCTATCTCGACCACAACGCCACCGCGCCGGCAAAGCCGGGCGTTGCGGAGGCCATGGCGGATGCCGTGCGGCTCGGTGGCAATGCGTCGTCGGTACACCAGCGCGGCCGCGCGGCCCGCCGCCGGATCGAGGCGGTGCGGGCGCAACTGGCGGCTGCGCTGGGCGCGCGGGCGGCCGACATCGTCTTCACCAGCGGCGGCACGGAGGCCAACCGGCTGGCGCTGACCGGCGCCGGGCGGGGGCGCTTGCTGGCGAGCGCGGTCGAACATCCCTCGGTCGCGGCCTTCTGTGCGAGCGGGCATCGGCTGCCGGTGGATGCCTCCGGGCGGGTCGATTTGGCGCGGCTCGAGGCGGCGTTGGCGGGCGGCGGCGCGGGCGTTTTGGTCTCGATCATGCTGGCCAACAACGAGACCGGCGTGATCCAGCCCGTGGCCGAGGCGGCTGCCATCGCGCATGCCGCCGGGGCGCTGCTGCATTGCGACGCGGTCCAGGGGCTGGGCAAGCTGCCGGTGGATCTGGCGGCGCTGGGCGCCGACCTGCTCACCGTGTCCGCCCACAAGATCGGCGGGCCGGCCGGGGTGGGGGCGCTGGTGCTGCGGCCGGGGCTCGAACTGGCGGCCAACCGCGCGGCCGGCGGGCAGGAGCAGGGCCGGCGGCCCGGCACCGAGAATCTGGCGGGGATTGCCGGCTTCGGCGCGGCGCTCGACCATCTGGCGGCGATGCTGGCCGATGCGGAGCGGCAACGGGCGCTGCGGCAGCGGCTGGAGGCGGCGGTTCGGAGCGAGGCGCGGGTGTTCGGAGAACAGGCGCCGCGGCTCGCCAACACGGTCTGCCTCGCCATGCCGGGGGTGCCGGCGGAAACCCAGGTGATGGCGTTCGACCTGGCCGGCTTCTGCGTCAGCGCCGGCTCGGCCTGTTCCAGCGGCAAGGTGCAGGCAAGCCCGGTGCTGGCGGCGATGGGCGTCGCCCCGGACCTGGCCGCCAGCGCCATCCGCGTCAGCTTCGGCACCGAGACGACCGCAGACGAGATCGACGCTTTTGCGCGGGCGTGGAAACAGCTTTTTGCGCGCAAACGGGCCGCGTGA
- a CDS encoding alpha/beta hydrolase yields MPEVIFNGPDGRLEGRYHHYADENGPLAVILHPHPQHGGTMNNRVVYELFQIFKRRGFSVLRFNFRGVGRSQGAYSRGEGELSDAAAALDWMQSLKPDAKNVWVAGYSFGAWIGMQLLMRRPEIGGFLSIGAPANIYDFSFLAPCPSSGLFLHAGQDEIVQEDAVKKLVEKLRAQRGISIDFERIPGATHTFGNHMEPMVKSVERYLDKREAERAAEEEAA; encoded by the coding sequence ATGCCTGAGGTCATCTTTAACGGACCGGACGGCCGCCTGGAAGGCCGGTATCACCATTACGCCGATGAAAACGGCCCACTTGCGGTGATTTTGCATCCGCACCCGCAGCACGGCGGCACCATGAACAACCGGGTGGTGTACGAGCTGTTCCAGATTTTCAAACGCCGCGGGTTTTCCGTCTTGCGGTTCAACTTCCGCGGCGTCGGCCGCAGCCAGGGCGCCTACAGCCGGGGCGAAGGCGAACTGTCCGATGCCGCGGCGGCGCTGGACTGGATGCAGTCGCTGAAGCCGGACGCGAAGAATGTCTGGGTGGCCGGCTACTCGTTCGGCGCCTGGATCGGCATGCAGTTGCTGATGCGGCGGCCGGAGATCGGCGGTTTCCTCTCCATCGGTGCGCCGGCCAACATTTACGACTTCTCCTTCCTGGCGCCCTGCCCGTCCTCCGGCCTGTTCCTGCATGCCGGCCAGGACGAAATCGTCCAGGAGGACGCGGTGAAGAAACTGGTGGAGAAGCTGCGCGCCCAGCGTGGCATTTCCATCGACTTCGAGCGCATTCCCGGCGCGACCCACACCTTCGGCAACCATATGGAGCCCATGGTGAAGTCGGTGGAACGCTATCTCGACAAGCGCGAGGCCGAACGCGCCGCGGAAGAAGAGGCGGCCTAG
- a CDS encoding ABC transporter substrate-binding protein codes for MNPLASKAIRFAGRRMLPATLAGLVWLASAPVQAGTAPPARVVSLNVCTDQLAMLVAEPGQLVAVSQLAREPQSSALAEAAMAYPTTGGGAEDVFRLKPDLVLAGAYTTPVTVRLLRRLGVRLERFDAASDLAAIAADLRRMGRLLGRPARAERLAAAVERRLGALAETAPAASPPIRAVFFDANSYTAGTGTLMHAVIEAAGLRNIAAERGLSQTARLPLELLALSHPQLLLLPERYGRPSMGEAVLDHPAVRALVAGNLRVAVSGAASTCATPATVDAVERLAAVRRALAAKRPGHD; via the coding sequence ATGAATCCGCTGGCCTCCAAGGCGATCCGCTTTGCGGGGCGCCGCATGCTTCCGGCGACGCTCGCCGGGCTGGTCTGGCTTGCGAGCGCACCCGTCCAGGCCGGCACCGCGCCGCCCGCGCGGGTCGTGTCGCTGAACGTCTGCACCGACCAGCTGGCCATGCTGGTGGCCGAACCCGGCCAGCTGGTCGCCGTCTCCCAACTGGCGCGCGAACCGCAATCCTCCGCCCTGGCGGAGGCGGCCATGGCCTATCCGACCACCGGCGGCGGCGCCGAGGATGTGTTTCGCCTGAAGCCGGACCTGGTGCTGGCCGGCGCCTACACCACCCCCGTCACCGTGCGCCTGCTACGACGCCTGGGCGTGCGGCTGGAACGGTTCGACGCCGCCAGCGACCTGGCCGCCATCGCCGCCGACCTGCGGCGCATGGGCCGGCTGCTGGGCCGGCCGGCGCGGGCCGAGCGACTCGCCGCCGCGGTCGAACGCCGCCTCGGGGCGCTGGCAGAGACCGCTCCCGCCGCAAGCCCGCCGATCCGCGCCGTGTTTTTCGACGCCAACAGCTACACCGCCGGCACGGGCACGCTGATGCATGCCGTGATCGAGGCCGCGGGCCTGCGCAACATCGCGGCCGAACGCGGCCTCTCCCAAACCGCGCGCCTGCCGCTGGAACTGCTGGCCCTCTCCCACCCGCAATTGCTGCTGCTGCCGGAGCGCTATGGCCGGCCGTCCATGGGCGAGGCGGTGCTGGACCATCCGGCGGTGCGCGCCCTCGTCGCCGGCAATCTGCGCGTCGCCGTCAGCGGCGCGGCCTCCACCTGCGCCACACCGGCCACCGTGGACGCCGTCGAACGGCTGGCGGCGGTGCGGCGCGCGCTGGCGGCCAAGCGCCCCGGCCATGACTGA
- a CDS encoding iron ABC transporter permease, whose product MTEPIRYPLLLALLGLAAAALFAASLLTGPSGAGIGASLQALFDPAPGQEALALVMREIRLPRALLGFGVGASLGLAGAVLQGYLRNPLAEPGLIGVSGAAAVGAVLAFYTGLAAFAPLALPLMALAGAVVAVALVFAIAGREGGSLAVILAGIAVSSLAGALVSLTLNLSPNPFAAYEIMFWLLGSLADRSMQHVALAAPFMLAGWLLLALTARSLDALTLGEDAAAALGVRLGRVRLLAVLGTALAVGAATAVAGAIGFVGLVVPHLLRPLVGAAPSRLLPASALGGATLLLAADLAVRLIAPDRDLKLGVVTALIGAPFFAWLVLKTRREAA is encoded by the coding sequence ATGACTGAGCCAATCCGCTACCCGCTGCTGCTGGCCCTGCTGGGGCTGGCGGCCGCCGCCCTGTTTGCGGCGTCGCTGCTGACCGGCCCGTCCGGCGCCGGCATCGGGGCGAGCCTGCAGGCGCTGTTCGACCCGGCACCGGGCCAGGAGGCGCTGGCGCTGGTCATGCGCGAAATCCGGCTGCCGCGGGCGCTGCTGGGCTTCGGCGTCGGCGCGAGCCTCGGCCTCGCCGGCGCCGTGCTCCAGGGCTATCTGCGCAACCCGCTGGCGGAGCCGGGCCTGATCGGCGTGTCCGGCGCGGCGGCGGTCGGTGCGGTGCTGGCCTTTTACACCGGCCTCGCCGCCTTCGCGCCGCTGGCCCTGCCGCTCATGGCCCTGGCGGGCGCGGTGGTGGCGGTGGCGCTGGTCTTCGCCATTGCCGGGCGCGAGGGTGGCTCGCTGGCCGTGATCCTGGCCGGCATCGCCGTCTCCAGCCTGGCGGGCGCCCTGGTGTCGCTGACCCTGAACCTGTCGCCGAACCCGTTTGCGGCCTATGAGATCATGTTCTGGCTGCTGGGTTCGCTCGCCGACCGGTCGATGCAGCATGTGGCGCTGGCCGCCCCGTTCATGCTGGCGGGCTGGCTGCTGCTGGCCCTGACCGCGCGCAGCCTCGACGCCCTGACCCTGGGCGAGGACGCCGCGGCGGCGCTGGGCGTACGCCTCGGCCGGGTGCGGCTGCTGGCGGTGCTGGGCACCGCACTGGCGGTGGGCGCGGCGACGGCGGTGGCGGGCGCCATCGGCTTTGTCGGCCTGGTCGTCCCGCACCTGCTGCGCCCGCTGGTGGGGGCGGCGCCCTCGCGGCTGCTGCCGGCCTCGGCGCTGGGCGGCGCGACGCTGCTGCTGGCCGCCGACCTGGCGGTGCGTCTGATCGCGCCGGACCGGGACCTGAAACTGGGCGTGGTCACGGCGCTGATCGGCGCGCCCTTCTTCGCCTGGCTCGTGCTCAAAACCCGCCGCGAGGCCGCATGA
- a CDS encoding ABC transporter ATP-binding protein: protein MNLLTVADLSVRRGTTTVLHGAALSVAPGEVVGLIGPNGAGKTTLLRAALGLIPRAGGTVTLGGDALDALPPPERARRAAWLPQERDIAWPIAVERLVALGRLPHRGGLARASAADRKAVAEAMATMGVAALAGRPATALSGGERARVLIARALAQQAPLLVADEPAAGLDPAHQLGLMEAFRRLAGDRRGVLVSLHDLGLAARWCDRLVLLHRGGIAAAGPPAAVLTAERLHAVYGIRARVSEDSDGLTVRVLGRASG, encoded by the coding sequence ATGAACCTGCTGACTGTTGCCGATCTGAGCGTGCGGCGCGGCACCACGACCGTGCTGCACGGCGCCGCGCTCTCGGTCGCGCCCGGTGAGGTGGTCGGCCTGATCGGCCCGAACGGCGCCGGCAAGACCACGCTGCTGCGCGCCGCACTGGGCTTGATCCCGCGCGCCGGCGGCACGGTCACTCTGGGCGGCGACGCCCTGGACGCCCTGCCGCCGCCGGAACGCGCCCGCCGCGCCGCCTGGCTGCCGCAGGAGCGGGATATCGCCTGGCCCATTGCGGTCGAGCGCCTGGTGGCTCTCGGCCGCCTGCCGCACCGCGGCGGCCTCGCCCGCGCCTCGGCCGCGGACCGCAAGGCCGTCGCGGAGGCGATGGCCACCATGGGGGTCGCCGCTCTCGCCGGCCGGCCGGCGACGGCCCTGTCCGGTGGCGAGCGCGCCCGGGTGCTGATCGCCCGCGCGCTGGCGCAACAGGCGCCCTTGCTGGTGGCCGACGAGCCCGCCGCCGGCCTCGATCCGGCGCACCAGCTGGGCCTGATGGAAGCCTTTCGCCGCCTGGCAGGGGACCGGCGCGGCGTGCTGGTTTCGCTGCACGACCTGGGGCTGGCGGCGCGCTGGTGCGACCGGCTGGTATTGCTGCACCGCGGCGGCATTGCCGCCGCCGGCCCGCCCGCCGCCGTGCTGACGGCGGAGCGCCTGCACGCGGTCTACGGCATCCGGGCGCGCGTCAGCGAGGACAGCGACGGCCTCACGGTCCGGGTGCTGGGCCGCGCGTCCGGTTGA
- a CDS encoding zinc-binding dehydrogenase yields the protein MKAVVVTEAGVRIQDVPRPAPKPNEVLVRVRACGLNRADLMVASGMAHGASGGAGTIVGLEFCGEIVDLGAEAKAESTLAVGDRVMCGGAAGWAEYAVADWGRAAKLPDANVSWHEAATLSTALNTMHNAVATAGRMTAGESVLVQGASSGVGLMAMQIAKFLGASQVMGTSTNAERRARLKDFGCDLALDSRDPGWADRVLEATGGAGVDLIVDNVSGYTVNDSLRCTKVLGRIVNVGRLGGFQGEFNFDLHAARRIDYIGVTFRTRSMAEIREINRRMQADLGGAVAEGKLRLPIDSVYPFERVADALAHMKANAHFGKIVLEGPAD from the coding sequence ATGAAAGCCGTTGTCGTCACCGAAGCCGGTGTCAGGATCCAGGACGTTCCCCGGCCCGCGCCGAAGCCGAACGAGGTGCTGGTGCGGGTGCGGGCCTGCGGCCTCAACCGGGCCGACCTGATGGTCGCCTCGGGCATGGCCCATGGCGCCTCCGGCGGGGCCGGCACCATTGTCGGCCTGGAGTTCTGCGGCGAGATCGTCGATCTGGGCGCCGAGGCCAAGGCCGAGAGCACCCTTGCGGTCGGGGACCGGGTCATGTGCGGCGGCGCCGCCGGCTGGGCCGAATATGCCGTCGCCGACTGGGGCCGGGCCGCAAAGCTGCCGGACGCCAACGTCTCGTGGCACGAGGCGGCGACGCTTTCGACCGCGCTCAACACCATGCACAACGCCGTCGCCACCGCCGGCCGCATGACGGCGGGCGAAAGCGTGCTGGTGCAGGGGGCCAGTTCCGGCGTCGGCCTGATGGCGATGCAGATCGCGAAATTCCTGGGCGCAAGCCAGGTCATGGGCACCTCCACCAATGCCGAGCGGCGCGCCAGGCTGAAGGATTTCGGCTGCGATCTGGCGCTGGACAGCCGCGACCCCGGCTGGGCCGACCGGGTGCTGGAGGCCACGGGCGGCGCGGGTGTCGACCTGATCGTCGACAATGTCTCCGGCTACACGGTCAACGACTCGCTGCGCTGCACCAAGGTGTTGGGGCGCATCGTCAATGTCGGGCGCCTGGGCGGGTTCCAGGGCGAATTCAATTTCGACCTGCATGCGGCCCGCCGCATCGACTATATCGGCGTCACCTTCCGCACCCGTTCAATGGCCGAAATCCGCGAGATCAACCGCCGGATGCAGGCCGACCTGGGCGGAGCGGTGGCAGAGGGCAAGCTGCGCCTGCCCATCGACAGCGTCTATCCGTTCGAACGGGTCGCCGACGCGCTGGCGCACATGAAGGCGAACGCGCATTTCGGCAAGATCGTGCTGGAAGGCCCGGCCGACTGA
- a CDS encoding enoyl-CoA hydratase — translation MNHVASPLVTRTDVGPVSHVTLNRPQQGNSLSEATIDALHATLCDLREARDIAVIVLSGTGKRIFCAGHDLKEFMEDGGTAEFSKAIAEKCSAMMLAIREQPQIVIAKVEGVASAAGCQLVAAADLAIAESGARFATPGVNIGLWCLTPMVPLSRAVHPKHAMMMLATGRLFDTGFALDIGLINEAVAPEDLDATVERLAGDIAAKSTYTLAVGKAAFYRQLQMSIDDAYEYAGNVTVRNMAHHDAREGIRAFVEKRPPVWKGR, via the coding sequence ATGAACCACGTCGCCTCGCCACTGGTCACCCGCACCGATGTGGGGCCGGTCAGCCACGTCACCCTCAACCGCCCGCAACAGGGCAACAGCCTGTCGGAGGCGACCATCGACGCGCTGCACGCGACGCTCTGCGACCTGCGCGAGGCGCGGGACATTGCGGTGATCGTGCTCTCCGGCACCGGCAAGCGCATTTTCTGTGCCGGCCATGATTTGAAAGAGTTCATGGAGGATGGCGGCACGGCCGAGTTCTCCAAGGCCATCGCCGAGAAATGCTCGGCCATGATGCTGGCCATCCGCGAGCAGCCGCAGATTGTGATCGCCAAGGTGGAAGGGGTGGCGAGCGCCGCCGGCTGCCAGCTTGTGGCCGCCGCCGATCTCGCCATTGCCGAGTCCGGGGCGCGCTTTGCGACGCCGGGCGTGAATATCGGCCTCTGGTGCCTGACGCCCATGGTGCCGCTCAGCCGGGCCGTGCACCCGAAGCACGCCATGATGATGCTGGCGACCGGCCGGCTGTTCGATACCGGGTTCGCCCTCGATATCGGCCTGATCAACGAGGCGGTCGCGCCGGAGGACCTGGACGCGACGGTGGAACGCCTGGCCGGCGACATCGCCGCGAAATCCACCTACACGCTGGCGGTCGGCAAGGCGGCATTCTATCGCCAGCTGCAAATGTCGATCGACGACGCCTACGAGTACGCGGGCAATGTCACCGTCCGCAACATGGCCCACCACGACGCGCGCGAAGGCATCCGCGCGTTTGTCGAGAAACGGCCGCCGGTCTGGAAGGGCCGCTGA
- a CDS encoding cupin domain-containing protein produces MQIHRAGWTGSRTAPADAFTGTVRLDPLMQSEAPGRASAALVTFEPGARTNWHTHPAGQILVITAGRGWVQSAGGPRQDVAPGDAVWFPAGEKHWHGATATTAMSHIAITESVDGSPVTWLEPVSDADYTAA; encoded by the coding sequence ATGCAGATCCATCGTGCCGGCTGGACCGGCTCCCGCACCGCGCCCGCCGATGCCTTCACCGGCACGGTGCGGCTCGACCCGCTGATGCAGTCGGAGGCACCCGGCCGCGCCTCGGCCGCGCTCGTGACGTTCGAGCCCGGCGCCCGCACCAACTGGCACACCCATCCGGCCGGGCAGATCCTGGTGATCACCGCCGGCCGCGGCTGGGTGCAGAGCGCCGGCGGCCCGCGCCAGGACGTGGCGCCCGGCGATGCGGTATGGTTTCCGGCCGGCGAGAAACACTGGCACGGCGCCACCGCCACCACCGCCATGTCGCACATCGCCATCACCGAAAGCGTCGACGGCAGCCCGGTCACCTGGCTGGAGCCGGTGAGCGACGCCGACTACACCGCGGCTTGA
- a CDS encoding xanthine dehydrogenase family protein molybdopterin-binding subunit, producing the protein MPKLKIGDSPRRVEDARFVIGAGCYLDDMRLPDLAYAVVVRSPHAHADLDRVDTAAALAAPGVVAVLTGADLAGAGIGPMLPYERVNVYSGEPFRYPSQHPLARDRVRYAGEPVALVIAETRAQALDAAEQVAVDYTPRPAVTSIAAALATGEPERVCLEWAVGDAAATEAALGAAAHVTRLALHNHRVATNAMEPRGGIGLYDPATGRYTLHVSSQSLHAARDRVAETLGVTPAHVRFHAPDVGGGFGVKNFMYPEMVLLCWAARATGRPVKWVASRSEGFVSDHQARDNDARAELALDADGRFTALKVWSRGNLGAYLTGSMARIYTEQFVKLPGGPYRIPALHVDVGAVYTNTVPTGVTRGPGFGEFANIMERLIDRAAAETGRDPAALRRQNLVPSTAMPHTNAVGAVIDSGHFPENVAAAMARASAGFAARKAASAAAGRARGLGIAYHMKATFGAPVENVELRFDPDDRLTFTTGTQAIGQGHETSFPQIISDLLGLPTEAIRYRAGDTDLIPIGGGHGSSRATLMAGTAIYRAVEQIKAKGIRVAAQMLEAATADIDFQDGTFGIAGTDRRIGLMAVAAEARRQGEPLDTLQEFTREHHTFPNGCHVAEVEVDPETGAVRLERYTAVDDYGTVINPLLVHGQAHGAIAQGVGQALLEHAVYDGASGQLLAGSFMDYALPRADDLPSFDLTLAGTPCTTNPLGVKGAGEAGAIAGFPAVANAVLDALRPYGVTALDGPATPERVWRLIRDQAARTRRS; encoded by the coding sequence ATGCCCAAGCTGAAAATCGGCGACAGTCCGCGCCGCGTCGAAGATGCCCGGTTCGTGATCGGCGCCGGCTGCTATCTGGACGACATGCGCCTGCCGGACCTGGCCTATGCCGTGGTGGTGCGCTCGCCCCATGCCCATGCGGACCTGGACCGGGTCGACACCGCGGCGGCCCTGGCCGCTCCCGGCGTGGTGGCGGTGCTGACGGGCGCCGATCTCGCCGGCGCCGGCATCGGCCCGATGCTGCCCTACGAACGCGTCAACGTCTATTCCGGCGAACCGTTCCGCTATCCGAGCCAGCACCCGCTGGCACGGGACCGGGTGCGCTATGCCGGCGAGCCGGTGGCGCTGGTCATCGCCGAAACCCGCGCCCAGGCCCTGGACGCGGCGGAGCAGGTCGCCGTCGACTATACCCCCCGGCCCGCCGTCACCAGCATCGCGGCCGCGCTCGCCACCGGCGAGCCAGAGCGGGTCTGCCTGGAATGGGCCGTGGGCGACGCGGCGGCGACCGAAGCGGCGCTCGGCGCCGCGGCACACGTGACCCGGCTGGCCCTGCACAATCATCGCGTCGCCACCAACGCCATGGAGCCGCGCGGCGGCATCGGCCTCTACGATCCCGCCACCGGCCGCTACACGCTGCACGTTTCCTCCCAAAGCCTGCACGCCGCGCGCGACCGGGTGGCGGAGACGCTGGGGGTGACGCCTGCGCACGTGCGTTTTCACGCGCCCGACGTCGGCGGCGGCTTCGGCGTCAAGAATTTCATGTATCCGGAAATGGTGCTGCTCTGCTGGGCTGCGCGCGCCACCGGCCGGCCGGTGAAATGGGTTGCGAGCCGCAGCGAGGGCTTCGTCTCGGACCACCAGGCGCGCGACAACGACGCCCGCGCCGAGCTGGCCCTGGACGCGGACGGCCGCTTCACCGCGCTCAAGGTCTGGAGCCGCGGCAATCTGGGCGCCTATCTGACCGGCAGCATGGCCCGCATCTACACCGAGCAGTTCGTGAAGCTGCCGGGCGGCCCCTATCGCATCCCGGCGCTGCACGTGGATGTGGGCGCGGTCTACACCAACACGGTGCCGACCGGCGTCACCCGCGGGCCGGGCTTCGGCGAGTTCGCCAACATCATGGAACGCCTGATCGACCGGGCCGCCGCCGAAACCGGCCGCGACCCGGCGGCGTTGCGCCGGCAGAACCTGGTCCCGTCGACGGCCATGCCGCACACCAACGCCGTCGGCGCCGTCATCGACAGCGGCCATTTTCCGGAGAATGTCGCCGCCGCCATGGCACGCGCTTCGGCGGGCTTCGCCGCCCGCAAGGCCGCCTCGGCGGCGGCGGGCCGCGCGCGCGGCCTCGGCATCGCCTATCACATGAAGGCCACGTTCGGCGCGCCGGTCGAGAATGTGGAACTGCGCTTCGACCCGGACGACCGCCTCACCTTCACCACCGGCACCCAGGCCATCGGCCAGGGCCACGAGACCAGCTTCCCGCAGATCATCTCCGACCTGCTGGGCCTCCCGACCGAGGCGATCCGCTATCGCGCCGGCGACACCGACCTGATCCCCATCGGCGGCGGCCATGGCAGTTCCCGCGCCACCCTGATGGCCGGCACCGCCATCTATCGCGCGGTCGAACAGATCAAGGCCAAGGGCATCCGCGTCGCCGCGCAGATGCTGGAGGCGGCGACCGCCGACATCGACTTCCAGGACGGCACGTTCGGCATCGCCGGCACCGACCGCCGCATCGGCCTGATGGCCGTGGCCGCCGAGGCCCGCCGCCAGGGCGAGCCGCTGGACACGCTCCAGGAATTCACCCGCGAGCATCACACCTTTCCGAACGGCTGCCATGTGGCCGAGGTCGAGGTCGACCCCGAGACCGGCGCGGTGCGACTGGAGCGCTACACCGCCGTGGACGACTATGGCACGGTCATCAACCCGCTGCTGGTGCACGGCCAGGCGCACGGCGCCATCGCCCAGGGCGTCGGCCAGGCGCTGCTGGAGCACGCGGTCTATGACGGCGCGAGCGGGCAGTTGCTGGCGGGCTCGTTCATGGACTATGCCCTGCCCCGTGCCGACGACCTGCCCTCGTTCGACCTGACGCTGGCCGGCACCCCCTGCACCACCAACCCGCTGGGCGTGAAAGGGGCCGGCGAGGCCGGCGCCATTGCCGGCTTCCCCGCCGTCGCCAACGCGGTTCTGGACGCGCTCCGCCCCTATGGCGTCACCGCCCTGGACGGCCCGGCAACGCCGGAGCGGGTCTGGCGCCTGATCCGGGATCAGGCGGCGCGGACGCGCCGGTCGTAG
- a CDS encoding MBL fold metallo-hydrolase, with product MATRIDEIADGVFRLSTFVPEIGPPAGFTFNQFLIRGDEALLFHTGLRGLFPSVREALGRVLPPDSLRWISFGHYEADECGAMNEWLDLAPRAEVAHGQTGCMVSLNDMADRPPRVLQNDEVIDLGNGKRVRYLDTPHVPHGWDAGLLYEEASGTLLCGDMFTQFGGGPGDPALVESDIVGPAIVAEDAFGYSCLGPTMGRTIRGVAGLAPRTLALMHGPSFAGDGAAALNALADDYDRRVRAA from the coding sequence ATGGCGACGCGGATCGATGAAATTGCCGACGGTGTCTTTCGCCTTTCGACCTTCGTGCCCGAGATCGGGCCGCCGGCCGGCTTCACCTTCAACCAGTTCCTGATCCGCGGCGACGAGGCGTTGCTGTTCCACACCGGGTTGCGCGGCCTGTTTCCGTCGGTGCGCGAGGCCCTGGGCCGGGTGTTGCCGCCGGACTCGCTGCGCTGGATCAGCTTCGGCCATTACGAGGCGGACGAGTGCGGTGCGATGAACGAGTGGCTGGACCTGGCGCCCCGGGCCGAGGTGGCGCACGGCCAGACCGGCTGCATGGTGTCGCTGAACGACATGGCCGACCGCCCGCCGCGCGTGTTGCAAAACGACGAGGTCATCGACCTCGGCAACGGCAAGCGGGTTCGCTATCTCGACACCCCGCACGTGCCGCACGGCTGGGACGCCGGCCTGCTGTATGAGGAGGCTAGCGGCACGCTTCTCTGCGGCGACATGTTCACCCAGTTCGGCGGCGGGCCGGGCGACCCGGCCCTGGTCGAGAGCGACATTGTCGGCCCGGCCATCGTCGCGGAGGACGCATTCGGCTATTCCTGCCTCGGTCCCACCATGGGGCGCACCATCCGCGGCGTCGCCGGGCTGGCGCCGCGCACGCTGGCGCTGATGCACGGGCCTTCGTTCGCGGGCGACGGCGCGGCGGCGCTGAACGCCCTGGCCGACGACTACGACCGGCGCGTCCGCGCCGCCTGA
- a CDS encoding TetR/AcrR family transcriptional regulator yields MPTSTRNSPARSHPSPGGSSPGKRPYVKKRRAAQEAATRQRIVDAAVDLHRSIGPAQTSLSRVAKQAGVQRHTLYAHFPDEWSLLLACSAEALARSPLPDPEPWRRIEPAAERLRTGLAAVWDWYARNADLAACVLRDAESHAPTREIVALRLGPTMAACAAVLGEPLSPAERPMLALALSHFTWRTLVRDTGTPPDAAVEAMVRAIRAQA; encoded by the coding sequence ATGCCGACATCGACCCGCAACTCCCCCGCCCGGAGCCATCCGTCGCCGGGCGGGTCGTCCCCTGGCAAACGCCCCTATGTCAAAAAACGGCGCGCCGCGCAGGAAGCCGCGACGCGGCAGCGGATCGTCGATGCCGCGGTCGACCTGCACCGCAGCATCGGCCCGGCGCAGACCAGCCTCAGCAGGGTGGCAAAGCAGGCGGGGGTGCAGCGGCACACGCTCTATGCGCATTTTCCCGATGAATGGAGCCTGTTGCTGGCCTGCTCGGCGGAGGCGCTGGCAAGAAGCCCCCTGCCCGACCCGGAGCCCTGGCGCCGCATCGAACCGGCGGCGGAGCGGCTGCGCACGGGCCTCGCGGCGGTTTGGGACTGGTATGCGCGCAACGCGGATTTGGCCGCCTGCGTGCTGCGCGATGCGGAATCGCACGCGCCGACCCGGGAGATCGTGGCGCTGCGCCTCGGCCCGACCATGGCCGCCTGCGCCGCCGTGCTGGGCGAGCCGCTGTCGCCGGCGGAACGGCCGATGCTGGCGCTGGCGCTCAGCCATTTCACCTGGCGCACCCTGGTGCGGGACACCGGCACGCCCCCCGACGCCGCCGTGGAGGCCATGGTGCGCGCCATCCGCGCCCAGGCGTGA